In one Vibrio sp. CB1-14 genomic region, the following are encoded:
- a CDS encoding amino acid ABC transporter ATP-binding protein, with translation MRNNKNNGFHVNAVQFSDVNKWFGDFQALNSIQLEVKQGEIVVICGPSGSGKSTLIRCINGLEAYNSGDIQVLGHDVNSKSIQPGQVGMVFQHFNLFPHLTVLENLTLSPIRTLKLSKQQAESRAMEMLERVKIAEQAGKYPSQLSGGQQQRVAIARSLCMKPDILLFDEPTSALDPEMISEVLNVMVELAEEGMTMLCVTHEMGFAKRVAHNVIFMDEGQILESAPPSQIFDAPQHPRTKAFLDKILNH, from the coding sequence ATGAGAAATAACAAAAACAATGGGTTCCATGTGAACGCAGTACAATTTAGCGACGTCAATAAATGGTTCGGAGACTTTCAAGCTCTGAACTCTATCCAACTGGAAGTAAAACAAGGCGAAATCGTCGTCATTTGCGGCCCTTCTGGCTCTGGTAAATCTACGCTGATCCGTTGTATCAACGGCTTAGAAGCCTACAACTCCGGTGATATCCAGGTACTCGGTCACGATGTGAACTCCAAGAGTATTCAACCTGGTCAAGTCGGTATGGTTTTTCAGCACTTCAACCTTTTCCCACACCTTACTGTGCTTGAAAATCTAACACTTTCGCCAATACGCACGCTTAAGCTTTCAAAACAGCAAGCAGAGTCGCGCGCTATGGAGATGCTTGAACGAGTGAAAATTGCCGAACAAGCTGGCAAGTACCCCTCTCAACTCTCTGGAGGCCAGCAACAGCGAGTTGCGATTGCCCGCTCTCTATGCATGAAACCCGATATTCTGCTTTTTGACGAACCAACGTCAGCGCTCGATCCTGAGATGATTAGCGAAGTGCTCAACGTTATGGTTGAGCTGGCTGAAGAAGGTATGACTATGCTATGCGTCACCCACGAAATGGGCTTTGCCAAGCGAGTGGCGCACAATGTTATTTTCATGGATGAAGGGCAAATTTTAGAATCAGCGCCGCCAAGCCAAATCTTCGACGCCCCTCAGCACCCGCGTACTAAGGCATTTTTGGACAAGATCTTAAATCACTGA
- the hcp gene encoding hydroxylamine reductase: MFCIQCEQTIQTPAAKGCSYTQGMCGKTSEVSDLQDVLVYTLQGVSFWADQGRKFGIVDQDIDQWAPRAFFSTLTNVNFDPERIIELSTQAADYKARLQQKVQAASLVKGIAIDELSPAAKFELPTTKEALLAFAPTAAVNRGHDSLHEDVIGLRLLCLYGLKGAAAYLEHARVLSQTDEEVYGEYHQIMAWLGTDPVDLEPLLNTSMQIGLMNYKIMEMLDKGETDTFGHPEPTQVNVKTIKGKCILVSGHDLHDLEKILQQTEGLGINVYTNGEMLPAHAYPELKKYPHLAGNYGSAWQNQQKEFANFPGAIVMTSNCLLNPNVGQYADRLFTRSIVGWPGVAHIEGDDFKQVIECALAQDGFQHDEIEQMITVGFGRNALMQAAPAVVEQVKAGAIKHFFLVGGCDGDKSERSYYTDFTAQAPEDSVILTLACGKFRFNKNQFGDINGIPRLLDVGQCNDAYSAIQLALALAEEFDCGINELPLTLVLSWFEQKAIVILLTLFALGVKGIYTGPTAPAFLTDNLLSILQQKFDMRGISTVENDLKTILAA; this comes from the coding sequence ATGTTCTGTATTCAATGCGAACAAACCATTCAAACCCCTGCTGCTAAGGGTTGTTCATACACACAAGGCATGTGTGGCAAAACATCAGAAGTGTCTGACCTACAAGACGTATTAGTGTATACCCTACAGGGTGTTTCTTTCTGGGCCGATCAAGGTCGTAAATTTGGCATCGTTGACCAAGATATCGATCAATGGGCGCCTAGAGCTTTCTTCTCTACACTGACGAACGTTAACTTCGACCCAGAGCGCATTATTGAGCTCTCTACTCAAGCTGCTGATTATAAAGCGCGACTTCAACAAAAAGTACAAGCGGCATCGCTGGTTAAGGGTATAGCCATTGATGAGCTGTCTCCTGCTGCGAAATTTGAGCTGCCAACAACAAAAGAAGCGTTGTTAGCGTTTGCGCCGACGGCGGCGGTAAACCGTGGTCATGACAGTCTGCATGAAGATGTGATTGGCTTGCGTCTACTTTGCCTATACGGCTTGAAAGGTGCAGCGGCGTATTTAGAGCATGCTCGTGTGCTATCGCAAACGGATGAGGAAGTGTATGGCGAGTATCATCAGATCATGGCGTGGCTCGGTACTGACCCTGTTGACTTAGAGCCGCTTCTAAACACCTCAATGCAGATTGGTCTTATGAACTATAAGATCATGGAGATGCTAGACAAAGGCGAAACGGACACCTTTGGTCACCCAGAGCCAACTCAGGTGAACGTCAAGACTATCAAAGGCAAGTGTATCCTAGTGTCTGGTCACGACCTTCATGATCTTGAGAAGATCCTTCAGCAAACCGAAGGGCTAGGTATCAACGTTTATACCAATGGTGAGATGCTTCCAGCTCACGCTTACCCAGAGCTGAAAAAATACCCACACCTTGCAGGTAACTACGGCAGCGCATGGCAGAATCAACAGAAAGAATTTGCTAATTTCCCTGGCGCCATCGTCATGACTTCAAACTGTTTGCTAAACCCGAATGTTGGTCAATATGCTGATCGTCTATTCACACGTAGCATTGTTGGTTGGCCTGGCGTTGCGCACATCGAGGGTGATGATTTTAAACAAGTGATCGAATGTGCATTGGCTCAAGACGGCTTCCAGCATGATGAGATTGAACAGATGATCACCGTAGGTTTTGGTCGTAATGCATTGATGCAAGCCGCACCTGCGGTTGTGGAGCAAGTGAAAGCAGGCGCAATCAAGCACTTCTTCCTAGTCGGTGGCTGTGATGGCGATAAGTCTGAACGTAGCTACTACACAGACTTTACGGCTCAAGCTCCAGAAGACAGCGTCATCTTGACCCTGGCTTGTGGTAAGTTCCGCTTCAACAAAAATCAGTTTGGTGACATCAACGGCATTCCTCGTCTATTGGATGTTGGCCAATGTAATGATGCTTATTCTGCAATCCAGTTGGCGCTTGCACTGGCAGAGGAATTTGATTGTGGTATCAATGAACTGCCTTTGACTTTAGTCCTGTCTTGGTTTGAGCAAAAAGCGATTGTGATTCTACTTACCCTGTTTGCGCTTGGCGTAAAAGGTATCTACACAGGACCAACGGCGCCGGCTTTCCTAACGGATAACTTGCTAAGTATTCTGCAACAGAAATTCGATATGCGTGGTATCTCCACGGTTGAAAACGATTTAAAAACTATTCTGGCAGCATAA
- a CDS encoding hybrid-cluster NAD(P)-dependent oxidoreductase, which yields MAWYHSETIQLTCTKKWFETPDSVSFELSSDSASDSFQFKAGQFSSLGFDIEGNTAFRAYSISSIPGDSRLKFTVKRVPDGLVSNHIVDTLSVGQKVQAQAPVGQFNNVDCTPKQKVLMISAGCGVTPVMSMVDQWLAEGANIDIEFLHLAKSKLDAIYFDRLMELNQSVESFHLNMLLEDNAGTDFPQGLISLEWLKALVSDFQQRTIYLCGPTGFMGAVKSALEEVQFDMSQFHQESFTPAQVAAEAGEGTVKIAVPDFGVEVEADEGSLLIDALEKGGVPVIAACRSGICGSCKCKVKVGQVESSSYETLSDEERESGYVLACSSTIKSDVEVSLN from the coding sequence ATGGCTTGGTACCATTCAGAAACAATCCAATTAACCTGTACCAAAAAATGGTTTGAGACGCCGGATTCGGTATCGTTTGAGCTGTCGAGTGATTCAGCGAGTGACTCATTTCAATTCAAAGCAGGGCAATTCTCCTCGCTTGGTTTTGATATCGAAGGTAACACAGCGTTTCGTGCCTACTCAATTAGTTCTATCCCGGGTGACAGTCGACTGAAATTTACCGTTAAGCGCGTCCCCGATGGTCTGGTATCAAATCACATTGTCGATACGTTGTCGGTTGGCCAAAAAGTGCAAGCTCAAGCGCCTGTGGGTCAGTTCAATAATGTCGATTGTACGCCAAAGCAAAAAGTGCTGATGATCAGCGCTGGTTGTGGTGTGACGCCTGTGATGTCAATGGTTGACCAATGGCTAGCTGAGGGGGCAAATATCGATATTGAGTTTTTGCATCTGGCGAAAAGCAAACTCGATGCGATTTACTTTGATAGGTTGATGGAGCTAAATCAGAGCGTAGAGAGTTTTCATCTCAATATGTTGCTTGAAGACAATGCGGGAACAGATTTTCCTCAAGGTTTGATCAGTCTTGAGTGGTTAAAAGCTTTGGTTTCAGACTTTCAGCAGCGCACAATTTATTTGTGTGGACCAACTGGTTTTATGGGAGCGGTTAAGTCGGCTCTGGAAGAGGTGCAGTTTGACATGTCTCAGTTTCACCAAGAGAGCTTTACGCCAGCTCAAGTTGCAGCAGAAGCGGGTGAGGGAACAGTCAAAATAGCTGTGCCAGACTTTGGCGTAGAAGTCGAAGCAGACGAAGGTAGCTTGCTCATTGATGCTTTAGAGAAAGGCGGCGTGCCAGTCATTGCAGCTTGTCGAAGTGGCATCTGTGGCTCTTGTAAATGTAAGGTAAAAGTTGGCCAAGTAGAGTCGTCGAGCTATGAAACTCTGTCTGATGAAGAGAGAGAAAGCGGTTATGTTCTTGCTTGCTCTAGCACCATCAAGTCTGATGTAGAAGTGAGCCTAAACTGA
- a CDS encoding ferredoxin reductase family protein, whose protein sequence is MMKKLYFMVLTLVLAVILIWLQAEPPLFTYETFMPWRSALLQLTGIVSVLLLTMTMLLAMRLPLFERLTRGLDKSYRLHKWTAIYGVVIGAIHWLLAIVPKQLVSAGVMERPQRGVGVPIDPDSLYAIIQPLRSGAESLGEWTLYLFIGLILLALFVPIKYKLFKWTHKLMAIAFVAIGYHSLVLLKHAYWGNLITPVTVIVVVAGIIAAVWSLVGRIGHRRKHTGVVTSVEYNKENQTTKVVAELPNWRGHKAGQFAFLKLGDEEPHPFTIASYDDHSHQVSFLIKALGDFTADIQNRVTVGQAVEVEGPYGQFDFEDNKKQVWIAGGIGCAAFKARLEQLAKQPRDQKVVFYYCTQAPSPLLIQEMKLAALSANIEFHLIDNRLTPFLSIEQILQQHPDLSEHSIWFCGPVGFKNALQGQLKALNMKTTAFHAELFNFR, encoded by the coding sequence ATGATGAAAAAACTCTATTTTATGGTGCTCACCCTCGTACTGGCTGTCATCTTGATATGGCTTCAAGCCGAACCCCCATTGTTTACTTATGAGACCTTTATGCCTTGGCGCAGTGCTTTACTTCAACTGACGGGCATTGTGTCTGTGTTGCTGTTAACGATGACCATGCTTCTGGCAATGAGATTGCCGCTGTTTGAGCGTCTTACTCGAGGTCTGGACAAATCTTATCGCTTACATAAATGGACGGCCATTTATGGCGTCGTTATTGGTGCGATCCATTGGTTACTTGCAATTGTCCCAAAACAACTGGTTAGTGCCGGTGTTATGGAACGCCCACAACGAGGGGTAGGTGTACCTATCGATCCGGACTCGCTTTACGCAATCATTCAGCCACTTAGAAGTGGTGCAGAAAGCTTAGGGGAGTGGACGCTGTATCTGTTTATCGGCCTAATACTGCTAGCGCTTTTTGTCCCAATTAAGTACAAGCTATTTAAGTGGACACACAAGCTCATGGCTATCGCTTTTGTTGCGATTGGTTACCACTCTTTGGTGCTGCTCAAACACGCTTACTGGGGCAACTTAATCACACCCGTCACGGTGATCGTCGTTGTCGCAGGTATTATCGCGGCCGTTTGGAGTCTTGTAGGCAGGATTGGTCATCGCCGCAAACACACAGGCGTAGTGACTAGTGTTGAATACAACAAAGAAAACCAGACAACCAAAGTTGTGGCTGAGCTTCCTAATTGGCGTGGACACAAGGCTGGGCAATTCGCGTTTCTCAAGCTTGGTGATGAAGAACCTCATCCATTTACCATTGCCTCATACGATGACCATAGTCACCAAGTTAGCTTTCTTATCAAAGCACTTGGGGATTTTACTGCCGATATCCAAAACCGCGTGACAGTAGGTCAGGCCGTTGAAGTAGAAGGACCTTATGGCCAATTCGATTTCGAGGACAACAAGAAACAAGTGTGGATTGCCGGAGGTATTGGTTGCGCAGCGTTTAAGGCCAGACTGGAGCAGTTAGCAAAACAACCAAGAGATCAAAAAGTGGTGTTTTATTACTGTACTCAAGCGCCGTCACCGTTACTAATACAGGAAATGAAGCTAGCCGCACTGAGCGCTAATATAGAGTTTCACCTTATCGATAATAGGCTTACCCCGTTTTTATCGATTGAGCAGATCTTGCAGCAACATCCAGATCTGTCAGAACACAGCATCTGGTTTTGTGGCCCCGTCGGATTCAAAAATGCTCTACAAGGTCAGTTGAAGGCACTCAACATGAAAACAACCGCTTTCCATGCTGAGCTGTTTAACTTTCGATAA
- a CDS encoding FMN-dependent NADH-azoreductase, with amino-acid sequence MSNTLVLKSSILGDYSQSNQIIAQAIEGKPNVTTRDLAAEPVPVLDMAVATALRSAGDDLSDELKQIVELSDSLITELKEADTVVIAAPMYNFMIPTQLKNYFDLIARAGVTFKYTETGPVGLIDNKKVVVLTTRGGIHKDTQRDSMHDYLATILGFLGMTDVEFVYAEALNMGDEPAAENRASALEALSQLV; translated from the coding sequence ATGTCGAATACACTTGTTTTAAAATCCAGCATTCTTGGCGACTATTCACAGTCTAATCAAATCATTGCACAAGCAATCGAAGGTAAGCCAAACGTAACAACACGCGATCTTGCTGCTGAGCCAGTGCCGGTTTTGGACATGGCAGTAGCAACAGCCCTTCGCAGCGCCGGTGACGATCTATCAGACGAGCTAAAACAGATCGTTGAACTGTCTGATTCATTGATTACTGAGCTTAAGGAGGCAGATACCGTCGTGATTGCTGCGCCAATGTATAACTTCATGATCCCAACGCAGCTTAAGAATTACTTCGATCTTATTGCTCGTGCAGGCGTCACCTTTAAATACACAGAGACAGGCCCTGTTGGTCTTATCGACAACAAAAAAGTCGTTGTTTTGACTACTCGCGGTGGCATTCACAAAGATACGCAAAGAGATAGCATGCATGATTACTTAGCGACGATTCTTGGCTTCTTGGGTATGACAGACGTAGAGTTTGTCTATGCGGAAGCGCTGAACATGGGTGATGAACCAGCGGCTGAAAATAGAGCCTCTGCATTGGAAGCGCTTAGCCAGTTGGTGTAA
- a CDS encoding LysR family transcriptional regulator, which translates to MDWISCINTYIRVVEEGSFNGAARRLNTTSSAISKRVHWLEERIGVQLLKRTTRSVTQTEAGALFYQRAKDSLDRFQSIIDETRSVNETPAGLLKIGATIAVGSKFLVQYLNDFLIQYPDIRIQLTTTVPGAMPDSNLDVFISRELDTLNTLSIKQTPLFEQRIGFYAAPSYIAKFGEPQTVESLKQHNILIWGERPQREYKISKNQRIMLSGNFATTNPEALFYAAKSGMGVLISNDIMIKEDVKSGALIRVLPEIQAMDSTVYAYYPKLDYDHTRTKLFLDYIKMRLAQSNEES; encoded by the coding sequence ATGGATTGGATTTCGTGTATCAACACTTACATTCGAGTAGTCGAAGAAGGAAGCTTCAACGGCGCAGCTCGCCGTCTCAATACCACCAGCTCAGCCATCAGCAAGCGGGTTCACTGGCTTGAAGAACGCATTGGGGTACAGCTTCTCAAACGCACTACTCGCTCAGTGACCCAAACCGAAGCGGGTGCCCTTTTCTACCAGCGCGCCAAGGACTCGCTTGACCGATTTCAGTCCATTATCGATGAAACTCGATCCGTCAATGAGACGCCAGCAGGACTTCTAAAAATCGGCGCAACCATTGCCGTTGGATCTAAATTCCTAGTTCAATATCTCAACGATTTTCTTATCCAATATCCAGACATTCGGATCCAGCTCACCACTACGGTTCCTGGTGCGATGCCTGACAGCAACCTGGATGTATTCATCAGCCGAGAGCTCGACACCCTCAATACTCTCAGTATTAAACAAACCCCACTGTTTGAGCAAAGAATTGGCTTTTACGCCGCCCCTTCCTACATTGCTAAGTTTGGTGAGCCACAAACGGTGGAATCACTCAAGCAGCACAACATTTTGATTTGGGGAGAGCGCCCGCAACGAGAATACAAAATTTCCAAGAACCAGCGCATCATGCTTTCTGGAAACTTTGCGACCACCAATCCAGAAGCGCTGTTTTACGCGGCCAAAAGCGGCATGGGTGTGCTCATTAGCAATGACATCATGATCAAAGAAGATGTCAAATCTGGCGCCTTGATTCGCGTACTGCCAGAGATCCAAGCCATGGACTCGACAGTCTACGCCTACTACCCCAAACTCGACTACGACCACACGCGAACCAAACTGTTTCTCGATTACATTAAAATGCGTCTCGCGCAATCGAACGAGGAGTCGTAA
- a CDS encoding multidrug effflux MFS transporter: MNKTKPKSFNKTPMLLAMMIIATGQVGVSIYLPSLPLISESLAVGHADVQMLVTLFLVGFGLSQLFYEPLSDAIGRRPVFILGQGVYLLGTLLCIVFSDHFAVLEFGRLLQGLGAGSASVLGRSVLRDSYDGKQLTKALSYISVTASVMPIIAPMFGGWIAFHLDWEAVFVFVLVYLVAIFSLGWFILPETLPYAPRAFKPKQVMQTYAKLIVNPQVIGSASYNWISYLTAVVSLSLFPFLMQHELGLTAAEYGSIMIIPSAGLMMGSVSLNILNRYFSNSWILFLAIALSAMAGLWLLMVEMTVFNLLLSFTVLTIAQGLSFPISIALLLGPHKTQAGSVSALSGSIQMVVAGVLGGFLVEYWVTNQLALGRFYLMSALLMAVVLLMSQVRRFGRSVTPLDN, encoded by the coding sequence ATGAATAAAACAAAGCCAAAATCATTCAATAAAACACCAATGCTGCTTGCGATGATGATCATTGCAACGGGGCAAGTTGGTGTCAGTATTTATCTGCCTTCACTGCCTCTCATTAGTGAGTCACTTGCGGTGGGTCATGCCGACGTTCAAATGCTGGTGACCTTGTTTTTGGTCGGGTTTGGTCTGTCACAACTCTTCTATGAGCCTTTGTCAGATGCTATCGGCCGACGCCCAGTCTTCATTCTGGGGCAAGGTGTTTATTTGCTGGGTACCTTGCTGTGTATCGTCTTCAGTGATCACTTCGCTGTGCTTGAGTTTGGTAGGCTGTTGCAAGGCTTAGGTGCAGGCAGTGCCTCGGTGCTAGGGCGGAGTGTGCTGCGTGATAGTTATGACGGAAAGCAGCTCACCAAAGCTTTGTCTTACATCTCAGTAACGGCGTCGGTGATGCCTATTATTGCCCCAATGTTTGGCGGTTGGATCGCATTTCATTTAGATTGGGAAGCGGTGTTTGTCTTTGTGTTGGTGTACTTGGTGGCAATCTTTAGTTTGGGCTGGTTTATCCTGCCAGAAACCTTACCTTATGCACCGCGTGCCTTTAAACCTAAACAAGTCATGCAGACGTACGCTAAATTGATTGTAAACCCTCAAGTCATTGGAAGTGCGAGCTATAACTGGATCAGCTACCTTACTGCCGTGGTATCACTCAGCCTGTTTCCGTTTTTAATGCAGCACGAACTGGGTCTGACTGCAGCGGAATATGGGTCGATCATGATTATCCCATCGGCAGGCTTAATGATGGGAAGTGTCTCGCTCAATATTCTGAACCGTTACTTTTCAAACAGCTGGATCTTATTTCTAGCGATTGCCTTGTCCGCAATGGCTGGGCTTTGGCTGCTAATGGTAGAGATGACCGTATTCAATCTACTGCTATCATTCACTGTGTTGACAATTGCTCAAGGATTGTCGTTTCCAATCTCTATTGCTCTGTTACTAGGCCCACATAAGACTCAGGCGGGTTCGGTTTCGGCACTTTCAGGATCGATACAAATGGTTGTTGCAGGCGTGCTTGGTGGATTTTTAGTGGAGTATTGGGTTACTAATCAGCTGGCATTGGGACGTTTCTATCTAATGTCTGCGTTACTAATGGCGGTAGTATTGCTGATGAGCCAGGTTCGACGTTTTGGACGCAGCGTTACACCCTTAGACAACTAG
- the mtgA gene encoding monofunctional biosynthetic peptidoglycan transglycosylase — protein MKTMIKKLSVNITCILLGVPLLLVIFFKFINPPIWGWKIARTVSPPEGYPAQVHQTWTPLENISSNMPKAVIASEDQRFPDHNGIDVVALWNVISNSGAAGPSRGASTITQQTAKNVFLFPSQTYIRKAYELYIALLLEVIWGKQRIMEVYLNVIEFGPGIYGVEAASQQFFKVPSSQLTAIQAAQLAVVLPNPYRIRPTPMSDYVNKRTHWVVTQMNNLGPLSL, from the coding sequence ATGAAAACTATGATAAAGAAGCTATCAGTCAATATCACCTGCATTCTGCTTGGCGTACCGCTGCTATTGGTGATCTTCTTTAAGTTCATAAACCCACCTATTTGGGGATGGAAGATTGCCCGTACTGTGTCACCACCGGAGGGTTACCCCGCTCAAGTCCATCAAACATGGACGCCACTAGAAAACATCTCATCGAATATGCCTAAAGCGGTGATAGCATCCGAAGACCAACGATTTCCCGATCACAACGGTATCGATGTTGTTGCACTGTGGAATGTCATATCTAACAGCGGTGCGGCAGGTCCGAGTCGTGGGGCAAGTACCATTACCCAACAAACGGCCAAAAACGTATTCCTGTTTCCGAGTCAAACGTATATCCGAAAAGCCTATGAACTGTATATCGCGCTACTGTTAGAAGTGATTTGGGGCAAGCAGCGCATTATGGAGGTGTATCTTAATGTCATTGAATTCGGCCCTGGGATCTATGGCGTGGAGGCCGCTAGTCAGCAATTTTTCAAAGTACCGTCTTCTCAATTAACCGCGATTCAGGCAGCACAGCTTGCTGTTGTACTGCCAAACCCTTATCGAATTCGCCCTACCCCTATGTCTGATTACGTGAACAAACGAACGCACTGGGTAGTAACGCAAATGAACAATTTAGGCCCGCTTTCGCTTTAA
- a CDS encoding lipid-binding SYLF domain-containing protein, translating into MLVKATPYFLAACLALSPNAFAAEETTSEEKAQDTSHDSNSKGAESSSKYEATLNKFKQAPATLPFFENAYGYAVFPTVGKGGFGIGGSYGEGQVYQQGMHVGDSTLAQLSIGLQLGAQAYSEIIFFESKADYYAFTSGSFEFGAQASAVALTLGASAQAGSTGAGAQAGDKQSQATYINGMAVFTMTKGGLMYEASIGGQGFSFAPNNNYDAN; encoded by the coding sequence ATGTTAGTAAAGGCCACACCCTATTTTCTTGCCGCCTGTTTGGCACTCTCCCCTAACGCATTTGCAGCAGAAGAAACGACCTCAGAGGAAAAAGCACAAGATACAAGTCATGACAGCAATTCAAAGGGTGCTGAATCAAGTAGCAAATATGAGGCGACACTCAATAAGTTCAAACAAGCCCCAGCAACCTTACCATTTTTTGAAAACGCTTACGGCTACGCGGTATTCCCGACTGTCGGCAAGGGCGGCTTCGGTATTGGCGGTTCCTATGGTGAAGGGCAAGTGTACCAACAAGGTATGCATGTGGGCGATTCAACATTGGCGCAGCTAAGTATTGGATTGCAACTTGGAGCCCAGGCTTACAGCGAAATTATTTTCTTTGAGAGCAAGGCGGATTACTACGCATTCACCAGCGGCAGCTTTGAATTTGGCGCGCAAGCTTCCGCTGTGGCTCTGACATTAGGCGCGAGTGCGCAAGCGGGTTCTACTGGTGCTGGAGCACAAGCGGGCGATAAGCAAAGTCAGGCGACTTACATTAATGGGATGGCGGTGTTTACTATGACCAAGGGCGGTCTAATGTATGAAGCATCTATTGGCGGTCAGGGCTTCTCGTTTGCCCCAAACAACAATTACGACGCTAACTAG
- a CDS encoding chemotaxis protein: protein MKATISKANQSQGMLLFTLNMQKQRFAIGTLKVREIVPFMPTTQIPYSHQHVVGTVSIRGLTVPVIDMAAAIGFRPIAPEEYSSTYLVVTDCLRTVVAFMVREIDKIIECDWKSIEPAPESSGKNVFVTGVTRFNDQIVQLLDVELLLSKIYPQYADTKIPMLTDVQRERIKALNILLVDDSSIARKQLGDALNQINIPFDICKDGNSALTFMRNKAEQNDAIDILVSDIEMPGLDGYELAFEVQNDPKLGHAYRILHTSLSSEMCTERAHQVGAHEALVKFNAGELIEAMLRGAEQLTAH from the coding sequence ATGAAAGCAACCATCAGTAAGGCAAATCAATCACAGGGCATGTTGTTGTTTACCCTCAACATGCAAAAGCAGCGCTTTGCCATCGGCACACTCAAGGTACGTGAGATCGTTCCTTTCATGCCGACAACACAGATCCCCTACTCACATCAACACGTGGTAGGAACGGTGAGTATTCGCGGCCTGACGGTGCCCGTGATTGATATGGCAGCGGCTATCGGTTTTCGTCCTATTGCGCCAGAAGAGTACAGTAGTACCTATCTAGTCGTTACAGACTGCCTACGTACCGTCGTAGCCTTCATGGTGCGAGAGATAGACAAAATCATCGAATGTGATTGGAAGTCGATTGAACCCGCCCCCGAGAGCAGCGGCAAAAATGTGTTTGTCACTGGCGTGACACGCTTCAACGACCAAATCGTCCAACTGCTGGATGTGGAGCTGTTGCTATCTAAGATTTACCCACAATACGCCGATACCAAAATTCCTATGCTCACCGATGTGCAGAGGGAGCGAATTAAAGCACTCAACATCTTGCTGGTTGATGACTCTTCTATTGCCCGGAAGCAGCTTGGCGATGCACTTAACCAAATTAATATTCCGTTCGATATTTGCAAAGACGGCAACAGCGCGCTCACCTTTATGCGCAATAAAGCTGAGCAAAACGATGCTATCGACATTCTTGTGAGCGATATTGAAATGCCAGGGTTAGATGGCTATGAGTTAGCATTTGAAGTACAAAATGACCCCAAATTGGGACATGCATATCGCATACTGCATACGTCGTTATCTAGTGAAATGTGTACCGAACGTGCTCATCAGGTGGGTGCTCATGAAGCATTAGTGAAATTTAACGCGGGCGAACTGATTGAAGCGATGTTGCGCGGTGCTGAGCAGCTTACTGCTCACTAA
- the ppiC gene encoding peptidylprolyl isomerase PpiC, with translation MARTAAALHILVKHKEQAEDIIKQLKKGAKFQTLAKKYSTCPSGKKGGDLGEFRKGQMVPQFDKVCFTGETLVPHLVKTKFGWHVVKVLYRT, from the coding sequence ATGGCGAGAACTGCGGCAGCACTTCACATTTTGGTTAAACACAAAGAGCAAGCTGAAGATATTATCAAACAGCTGAAGAAAGGTGCTAAGTTCCAAACACTTGCGAAAAAGTACTCTACTTGCCCATCAGGCAAAAAAGGCGGCGACTTAGGCGAGTTCCGTAAAGGCCAAATGGTACCTCAATTTGATAAGGTTTGCTTCACGGGCGAGACGTTAGTACCACACTTGGTGAAGACTAAGTTTGGTTGGCATGTGGTGAAGGTTCTGTATAGAACTTAA